A single region of the Sphingomonas sp. HMP9 genome encodes:
- a CDS encoding RNA polymerase sigma factor yields MSLDWAALTDGELAALSIAGRQAAFVEIMHRHRQQVFRLARACIGDPDEALDIVQETFVAAHQALPRYDGERSMKAWLSTIAINKCRDWARKRKVRRFLAFAMPIDGQVEAVVDDQVAIDDAAADRQELDRVTRAISTLPMNLKEALVLRTIEGLSQVETAGVLSISEKAVETRLYRARARLLEKMERSQGVERGAA; encoded by the coding sequence GTGAGTCTCGATTGGGCGGCGCTGACCGATGGCGAGCTGGCGGCGCTCAGCATCGCGGGCCGGCAGGCCGCGTTCGTGGAAATCATGCACCGCCATCGTCAGCAGGTTTTCCGGCTCGCACGCGCTTGTATCGGCGACCCCGATGAAGCCCTTGATATCGTGCAGGAGACGTTCGTCGCGGCACATCAGGCGCTTCCTCGCTACGACGGTGAGCGGTCGATGAAGGCTTGGCTTTCCACCATTGCCATCAACAAGTGCCGCGATTGGGCGAGAAAGCGCAAAGTGCGGCGCTTCCTGGCGTTCGCCATGCCAATCGACGGTCAGGTCGAAGCCGTCGTAGACGACCAGGTGGCGATCGACGATGCCGCGGCCGATAGGCAGGAGCTGGACCGGGTAACGCGTGCCATCTCGACCTTGCCAATGAACTTGAAGGAAGCGCTGGTGCTCCGCACGATCGAGGGGCTTAGCCAGGTGGAGACCGCCGGCGTGCTATCGATCAGCGAGAAGGCGGTTGAGACTCGCCTCTACCGGGCACGTGCGCGTCTACTCGAAAAAATGGAGCGGAGCCAAGGGGTAGAGCGCGGGGCCGCGTAG
- a CDS encoding phosphoketolase family protein produces the protein MGPTTVKDRPLSKDILRRMDAYWRAANYLSVGQIYLRSNPLLDEPLSIAHVKARLLGHWGTTPGLNMLYVHLNRVIVERELDMIAIIGPGHGGPGLVANTYLEGSYTERYPAIERSRGGMDRLFRQFSWPGGVPSHVAPETPGSIHEGGELGYSLAHAFGAVFDNPELIVACVVGDGEAETGALAASWHSNKFLNPARDGAVLPVLHLNGFKIANPTVLARIGRDELSELMCGYGYEPHFVEGGDPAEVHQLLAATLDTVLDRIETIQAEARSSDATGERPRWPMIVLKTPKGWTGPKIVDGKPVEGTWRAHQVPIADFKDPEHLRQLEEWMRSYRPDELFDEAGKFRDEYATLAPTGHRRMGSNPHANGGELMKPLSLPDFRTYAIPQSRPGEVRAAATAALGGYLRDVIALNAGAANFRLFGPDETASNRLQAVYEVTGKAWMAETEANDTDLSCDGRVMEVLSEHLCQGWLEGYLLTGRHGLFSCYEAFVHIVDSMFNQHAKWLKVTRAIPWRKPIASLNYLLTSHVWRQDHNGLSHQDPGFLDHVASKKADVVRIYLPPDANCLLSVADHCLRSRNYVNVIVAGKQPEANWLNIDDAVHHCTAGAGIWEWASDSITDGGEPDVVMACAGDVPTLETMAAVMLLRDYVPDIRIRVVNVVDLMALQPQSEHPHGLDERAFDALFTTDKPVIFAFHGYPALIHKLTYRRTNHHNIHVRGYKDEGTTTTPFDMVVLNELDRYRLALDAIERIPRLSDRVADETARYWALIERHKLHVYEEGDDLPEIRDWQWRR, from the coding sequence GGGGTACGACGCCGGGGTTGAATATGCTCTACGTCCACCTCAATCGGGTCATCGTCGAGCGTGAGCTCGACATGATCGCGATCATCGGCCCCGGACATGGCGGGCCGGGACTAGTCGCAAACACCTATCTCGAAGGCTCCTACACCGAACGCTATCCCGCGATCGAGCGGAGCCGAGGCGGAATGGACCGGCTCTTCCGTCAGTTCTCCTGGCCGGGCGGCGTCCCTAGCCATGTCGCGCCGGAGACGCCGGGATCGATCCACGAAGGTGGCGAGCTAGGTTATTCGCTCGCCCATGCTTTTGGCGCAGTGTTCGACAATCCCGAGCTGATCGTCGCCTGCGTGGTCGGAGATGGCGAGGCGGAGACTGGCGCGCTGGCGGCGAGCTGGCACAGTAACAAGTTCCTGAACCCAGCGCGCGACGGCGCAGTGCTGCCGGTCCTGCATCTCAACGGCTTCAAGATCGCCAACCCAACCGTGCTGGCGCGGATCGGTCGCGACGAGCTGAGCGAACTGATGTGCGGCTATGGCTATGAGCCTCACTTCGTCGAGGGTGGCGACCCCGCTGAAGTACATCAACTGCTTGCCGCCACCCTCGACACCGTGCTCGACCGGATCGAGACAATCCAGGCGGAAGCGCGTTCGAGTGACGCGACCGGCGAACGGCCGCGTTGGCCGATGATCGTGTTGAAAACGCCAAAGGGATGGACTGGGCCGAAGATTGTCGACGGCAAACCCGTCGAGGGCACATGGCGTGCGCACCAGGTGCCGATCGCAGACTTCAAGGATCCCGAGCATCTTCGCCAGCTCGAAGAGTGGATGCGGAGCTACCGCCCCGACGAACTGTTCGACGAAGCAGGCAAGTTTCGCGACGAATACGCCACGCTTGCTCCGACCGGCCACCGCCGCATGGGATCGAACCCCCACGCTAACGGCGGGGAACTGATGAAGCCGTTGTCGCTGCCCGATTTCCGCACGTACGCGATTCCACAGTCGAGGCCCGGCGAAGTGAGAGCCGCCGCAACCGCAGCGCTTGGAGGCTATTTGCGCGATGTCATCGCGCTCAACGCCGGCGCTGCCAATTTTCGGCTGTTCGGCCCCGACGAGACCGCATCGAACCGCTTGCAAGCGGTTTATGAAGTCACGGGCAAAGCGTGGATGGCGGAGACAGAGGCAAACGACACCGATCTCAGCTGCGATGGGCGCGTGATGGAGGTGCTGAGCGAACATCTCTGCCAGGGCTGGCTAGAGGGCTATCTGCTCACTGGCCGCCATGGGCTGTTCTCGTGCTACGAGGCGTTCGTGCACATCGTGGATTCGATGTTCAATCAGCATGCGAAGTGGCTGAAGGTTACGCGCGCTATCCCGTGGCGCAAGCCGATCGCGTCGCTCAATTATCTCCTGACCTCGCATGTCTGGCGGCAGGACCATAATGGCCTTTCGCACCAGGACCCCGGATTCCTGGATCATGTCGCCAGCAAGAAGGCGGACGTGGTACGGATCTACCTGCCACCTGACGCCAACTGCCTGTTGTCGGTGGCAGATCACTGCCTGCGCAGCCGCAATTATGTGAACGTAATCGTCGCCGGCAAGCAGCCTGAGGCAAATTGGCTGAACATCGATGATGCGGTGCATCACTGCACCGCTGGCGCCGGGATTTGGGAATGGGCGAGCGACAGCATCACCGATGGTGGCGAACCGGATGTGGTGATGGCCTGTGCGGGCGATGTGCCAACGCTAGAGACGATGGCGGCGGTGATGCTGCTCCGCGACTATGTGCCCGACATTCGCATTCGCGTGGTCAACGTTGTCGATCTGATGGCGCTCCAGCCGCAGTCGGAGCATCCGCACGGGCTTGACGAGCGCGCGTTCGACGCGCTGTTCACGACCGACAAGCCGGTGATCTTCGCCTTTCACGGCTACCCCGCGCTGATCCACAAGTTGACCTACCGTCGCACCAACCATCACAATATCCACGTCCGCGGATATAAGGACGAAGGAACGACGACGACGCCGTTCGACATGGTCGTGCTTAACGAACTCGACCGCTACCGGCTGGCGCTCGACGCGATAGAGCGGATACCCCGGTTGAGCGACCGAGTGGCGGACGAGACGGCCCGCTACTGGGCTCTAATCGAGCGGCACAAACTGCACGTCTATGAAGAGGGCGACGATCTCCCTGAAATCCGCGACTGGCAATGGCGCCGATGA
- a CDS encoding copper resistance system multicopper oxidase, protein MSRVLDRRQLLRGAAVAGSGLAFSASMPAWAQPVSGGIVKPLPTVSGTEIALTIDRLPLIIDGKRTPAIGVNGTVPAPLIRLKEGQNVRLAVSNKLDVDSSIHWHGLLVPFPMDGVPGISFPGIAPRSTFIYDFPVKQAGTYWYHSHSGAQEQEGLYGPIVIDPAGPDPVAFDREHVIVLADHSPMHGDEIFRKLKQRADYFNYQKQTLAGLVAGRDQPLKERLQWGRMRMDPTDNSDVTGSTYTYVINGYGPRDNWTGLFTPGERVRLRFVNASAQTTFNVRIPGLPMTIVQADGLNVRPVETDEFQIAVAETYDAIVIPGDRAYTLVSEAMDRSGLGRATLAPRVGMSAPVPPLRNRPVVTMKDMGMGDMAGMKGMARPSATRGADPTAEQNASAKLAQATGWSAAAGASISSPTSGAGMTSMSGSSENPMPGMAGMDHGQMAAGGMAGMDHSPMSGMSGQGGMGGMDMSMRDPKNAPGVEMGPGVQTISPMPTDRTGERPQGLEEADHRVLTYRDLVSLTPNPDVRAPSRSLDIHLTGSMERYMWSFDGVKLSDPAEPIPFRNGERVRVNLINDTMMPHPIHLHGHFFELVTGHGDHAPRKHTVNVAPGGKVTFDLTADAPGDWAFHCHNLYHMLAGMMRVVTVRPIEGGAA, encoded by the coding sequence ATGTCGCGCGTTCTAGATCGTCGCCAGCTTTTACGCGGAGCTGCGGTCGCGGGAAGCGGCCTCGCCTTTTCTGCCTCTATGCCGGCATGGGCGCAGCCCGTGTCGGGCGGAATCGTGAAGCCGCTTCCCACCGTGAGCGGCACCGAAATCGCACTGACCATCGATCGCTTGCCACTGATTATCGACGGCAAGCGAACGCCCGCGATCGGCGTCAACGGCACCGTGCCCGCCCCGCTCATCCGGTTGAAGGAGGGGCAGAACGTCCGGCTTGCGGTATCCAACAAGCTCGACGTAGACAGTTCGATTCATTGGCACGGGCTGCTGGTCCCGTTCCCGATGGACGGCGTGCCGGGGATCAGCTTTCCCGGCATCGCGCCGCGCTCGACCTTCATCTACGATTTTCCGGTCAAGCAGGCCGGCACCTACTGGTATCACAGCCATTCCGGTGCGCAGGAGCAGGAGGGGCTTTATGGTCCGATCGTGATCGATCCGGCCGGCCCCGATCCGGTCGCGTTCGACCGCGAACATGTGATCGTGTTGGCGGATCACAGCCCGATGCACGGCGACGAGATCTTCCGGAAGCTCAAGCAGCGGGCCGATTATTTCAACTACCAGAAGCAGACCCTGGCGGGACTTGTCGCCGGCCGCGATCAGCCGCTGAAAGAGCGGCTGCAATGGGGCCGGATGCGAATGGACCCGACCGACAACTCCGACGTGACCGGATCGACCTACACCTACGTCATCAACGGCTATGGTCCTCGCGACAACTGGACCGGGCTGTTCACCCCTGGCGAGCGGGTGCGGCTGCGCTTCGTCAACGCGTCAGCGCAAACGACCTTCAACGTCCGCATTCCTGGATTGCCCATGACGATCGTTCAGGCAGACGGGTTGAATGTGCGACCGGTCGAGACCGACGAGTTCCAGATCGCCGTCGCAGAAACCTATGACGCGATTGTGATCCCCGGCGACCGGGCCTACACACTCGTCAGTGAGGCGATGGATCGATCGGGCCTTGGGCGCGCGACGCTCGCGCCTCGCGTCGGCATGAGTGCACCTGTTCCCCCGCTTCGTAACCGTCCCGTCGTCACCATGAAGGACATGGGGATGGGCGACATGGCTGGGATGAAGGGCATGGCGCGACCGTCCGCGACGCGCGGTGCCGATCCCACGGCCGAACAGAACGCATCGGCAAAGCTCGCCCAAGCGACCGGATGGAGCGCCGCGGCCGGAGCATCGATCAGCTCGCCCACGAGCGGCGCGGGCATGACCAGCATGTCTGGGAGCAGCGAGAATCCGATGCCCGGCATGGCTGGAATGGACCACGGTCAGATGGCCGCAGGCGGCATGGCCGGGATGGACCATAGTCCGATGAGCGGCATGTCGGGCCAGGGCGGGATGGGCGGGATGGATATGTCCATGCGCGACCCGAAGAATGCGCCCGGCGTCGAGATGGGGCCGGGCGTGCAGACCATATCGCCCATGCCGACCGATCGCACCGGCGAGCGGCCGCAGGGCCTGGAAGAAGCCGACCACCGGGTTCTCACCTATCGTGACCTTGTGTCGCTGACGCCTAACCCGGACGTGCGCGCGCCGAGCCGGTCGCTCGACATTCACCTGACCGGCAGTATGGAGCGCTATATGTGGTCGTTCGACGGGGTAAAGCTCAGCGACCCCGCCGAGCCGATCCCGTTCCGCAACGGCGAGCGGGTGCGGGTGAACCTCATCAACGACACGATGATGCCCCACCCGATCCACCTTCACGGCCACTTCTTCGAGTTGGTGACGGGTCACGGCGACCATGCGCCGAGGAAGCACACCGTCAACGTCGCGCCGGGCGGCAAGGTGACTTTCGACCTGACGGCCGACGCGCCCGGCGATTGGGCATTCCACTGCCACAATCTCTACCACATGCTGGCGGGGATGATGCGTGTTGTGACCGTCCGGCCTATTGAGGGAGGGGCGGCATGA
- the cueR gene encoding Cu(I)-responsive transcriptional regulator, with the protein MNIGAASDASGVSQRMIRYYEKIGLVPPPVRRGSYRDYADADVHRLRFIANARDLGFPIEEIRTLLGLWSDRDRSSAEVKALAEARAAELGRKVCALEIMRRALTELAHSCHGDDRPDCPIIDRLAK; encoded by the coding sequence ATGAACATTGGGGCGGCATCGGATGCCAGTGGTGTCTCGCAACGGATGATCCGCTATTATGAAAAGATTGGCCTCGTGCCCCCGCCAGTTCGACGCGGTAGCTACCGGGACTATGCCGACGCTGATGTTCATCGCCTTCGGTTTATCGCCAATGCCCGCGATCTCGGGTTTCCTATCGAGGAAATCCGCACGCTGCTGGGACTCTGGTCGGATCGTGATCGGTCGAGCGCGGAAGTGAAAGCGCTAGCTGAGGCGCGTGCTGCCGAGCTGGGCCGAAAGGTTTGTGCTTTGGAGATCATGCGCAGGGCTCTCACTGAGCTTGCTCATTCATGTCATGGTGATGATCGTCCCGACTGCCCCATTATCGATCGCTTGGCAAAATAG
- a CDS encoding periplasmic heavy metal sensor translates to MSSTARLFLCIVLAFAAAISGVFVGRALLPAPKQPGTELHQLLHHRMALDANQQTRLTVLEQRFAVQRRALELQLRADNARLAEAIEAEHGNGPRVTAAVDQSHAAMGELQKATLAHIFAMRQLLQPNQTAAFDQAVVKALTNDQQ, encoded by the coding sequence GTGAGTTCGACGGCGCGCCTATTCCTCTGCATCGTGCTCGCCTTCGCAGCGGCGATCAGCGGGGTCTTTGTCGGGCGCGCGCTGTTGCCCGCGCCCAAACAGCCGGGAACCGAGCTGCACCAGCTGTTGCATCACCGCATGGCGCTCGACGCGAACCAGCAAACGCGTTTGACGGTATTGGAGCAGCGGTTCGCGGTGCAGCGGCGAGCGCTTGAGCTGCAATTGCGCGCCGACAACGCCCGACTCGCCGAGGCGATCGAGGCCGAGCATGGCAACGGCCCGCGTGTCACCGCCGCAGTCGATCAGAGCCACGCCGCAATGGGCGAATTACAGAAGGCGACGCTGGCCCATATCTTCGCCATGCGTCAGCTCTTGCAGCCCAATCAGACCGCCGCGTTCGATCAGGCGGTGGTGAAGGCGCTCACCAACGATCAGCAGTGA
- the copD gene encoding copper homeostasis membrane protein CopD — translation MVRFALYGVLSGLFGLSAFSLYALRAGERGKTLALKPWLAGSAVLGLLLSAVALVLLAASMAGTPPWPIDRDAIGVLLSGSATGTAWEARMAALVVAAVVALVAAGRAFRLGLVALASGIALATLAWTGHGAMDEGPIGWVHLVADILHLLAAGVWVGALLGLVLLVTRPPAQVDRPHLMLTHRALHGFGTMGMIVVGTIVVTGLVNAWLLVGPGNVLTLGGTPYGRLLIAKLVLFALMLGLASLNRFRLTPALARSIARNDHRGALGTLRASLAVETACIILILGLVAWLGTLAPPASAM, via the coding sequence ATGGTCCGCTTCGCGCTCTATGGGGTGCTGAGCGGGCTGTTCGGCCTGTCGGCATTCAGTCTTTACGCTCTGCGCGCCGGCGAGCGCGGGAAAACGCTCGCGCTCAAGCCCTGGCTGGCCGGGAGCGCGGTCCTTGGCCTGCTACTTTCGGCCGTCGCGCTTGTGCTACTCGCCGCCTCAATGGCGGGCACGCCTCCTTGGCCGATCGACCGCGACGCGATCGGTGTGCTGCTCTCCGGGTCCGCGACGGGCACGGCATGGGAAGCGCGCATGGCTGCGCTGGTCGTGGCGGCGGTGGTTGCCCTGGTCGCGGCTGGGCGTGCTTTCCGCCTCGGCCTGGTCGCGCTCGCCTCGGGTATCGCGCTCGCGACGCTCGCATGGACCGGGCACGGCGCGATGGACGAAGGCCCGATCGGCTGGGTACACCTCGTCGCCGATATTCTCCACCTTCTCGCGGCCGGGGTATGGGTGGGTGCGCTGCTGGGGCTCGTCCTGCTGGTCACGCGCCCGCCCGCCCAAGTCGATCGGCCTCATCTCATGCTGACGCACCGCGCCCTGCACGGGTTCGGGACGATGGGAATGATCGTGGTGGGGACGATCGTCGTCACCGGCCTCGTCAACGCCTGGTTGCTCGTCGGACCTGGCAATGTCCTGACCCTCGGCGGGACACCCTACGGTCGCCTGCTGATCGCAAAGCTGGTCCTGTTCGCCCTCATGCTGGGCCTTGCCTCCCTCAACCGCTTCCGGCTTACGCCGGCACTCGCGCGGTCCATTGCCCGCAACGATCACCGCGGCGCGCTCGGCACGTTACGCGCCAGCCTGGCGGTCGAAACTGCCTGCATCATCCTGATCCTGGGACTGGTAGCGTGGCTGGGCACCCTCGCACCCCCCGCCTCGGCCATGTAA
- a CDS encoding acetate/propionate family kinase — protein MAPMSARGGTGGNDILTLNEGSSSLKFGFYEAGPDGVEERMAGDVEGAQPADMFDRIDAALDGARPAAIGHRIVHGGSDLFDPVKIDASVLMQLERATTFAPLHGPAALSLIRAAQARYPNVPQIACFDTGFHADLPQVAAVLPIPKAFRADGVRRYGFHGLSCQSIVSQLGSDLPERLIIAHLGSGASITAVRDAKSVDTSMGLTPSGGIVMASRAGDLDPGLLLYLMRERGMDAADIEDIVDRRSGLLGISGLSRDVRKLHAVAATDADAALAIEIFCRSVAKQIAAMMASLGGADMIVFTGGIGENDAVVRSTICNDLGWAGVQMLPAATGRPRVIVRTLPSQEGAEIARAVWRLTSTASCAR, from the coding sequence ATGGCGCCGATGAGCGCGAGGGGAGGCACGGGCGGGAACGACATCCTGACGCTTAACGAGGGATCTTCCTCACTCAAGTTCGGCTTCTATGAGGCCGGACCCGACGGGGTCGAAGAACGCATGGCAGGCGACGTGGAGGGTGCACAGCCGGCCGATATGTTCGACCGGATCGATGCAGCCCTGGACGGGGCGAGGCCCGCGGCGATCGGACACCGCATCGTCCATGGTGGGTCGGACCTGTTCGACCCTGTCAAAATCGACGCGAGCGTCCTGATGCAGCTAGAGCGGGCAACGACATTTGCGCCGCTGCATGGCCCGGCTGCGTTGTCGCTCATCCGCGCGGCACAGGCGCGTTATCCGAACGTGCCGCAGATCGCCTGTTTCGACACGGGCTTCCACGCGGATCTTCCCCAAGTGGCAGCGGTTCTGCCTATCCCGAAGGCATTCCGCGCAGACGGGGTGCGTCGATACGGTTTCCATGGCCTCTCCTGCCAATCTATCGTCAGCCAGCTAGGGTCGGACCTGCCAGAACGGCTTATCATCGCCCATCTCGGGAGCGGGGCCAGCATAACCGCAGTTCGCGATGCCAAGTCTGTCGACACCAGCATGGGCCTAACGCCGTCTGGCGGGATCGTCATGGCATCGCGTGCTGGCGATCTCGATCCGGGGCTACTGCTGTACCTCATGCGCGAACGGGGCATGGACGCGGCCGACATTGAGGATATCGTAGACCGACGCTCGGGGTTGCTCGGGATCTCAGGACTATCGCGCGACGTGCGCAAGCTACACGCCGTAGCCGCGACCGATGCCGACGCAGCCTTGGCAATAGAGATTTTCTGTCGCTCGGTCGCCAAGCAGATTGCCGCGATGATGGCGTCGCTGGGCGGCGCGGATATGATCGTCTTCACGGGCGGTATCGGTGAGAATGATGCCGTCGTCCGCTCTACGATTTGCAATGACCTTGGTTGGGCAGGTGTTCAAATGCTTCCTGCCGCAACAGGCAGACCACGTGTCATCGTGCGGACCCTGCCATCCCAAGAAGGCGCCGAGATAGCACGAGCTGTTTGGCGGCTTACAAGCACCGCGAGTTGCGCGCGCTAA
- a CDS encoding heavy metal translocating P-type ATPase, which yields MNDPHSHSHAGGCGCSAKPAAELAVSPSSCCSGAPVTADQTGKTGGCCSGGKATDSAATVTDPVCGMTVDPAKMAHHADHAGQTYHFCSAGCRTKFVVNPDAYLGDKPKPEPTATPGAIWTCPMHPQIRQEGPGTCPICGMALEPEEPSLDDGPNPELVDFTRRLWVASVLAVPLLAISMVAEMLGVHVVSPAASPWVQLALTAPIVLWAGLPFFQRGWTSLRTRHLNMFTLISIGVGAAFLYSLVATVAPGIFPPTFRMHGGVVPVYYEAAGVVVALVLLGQVLELRARAATGRAIRALMDLAPKTARRVRSDGSEEEVSLADVATGDRLRVRPGDAIPVDGVVVEGRSSVDESMLTGEPAPVLKEVEATVTGGTVNGTGSLVVEARAVGSDTMLARIVRMVADAQRSRAPIQAVADRVSGWFVPLVVLISITTFVVWSLVGPEPRMAHALLNAIAVLVIACPCALGLATPMSIMVGTGRGAQAGVLVKNAEALQGLEKVDTLVIDKTGTLTEGKPSLIAVETVGAVGENDMLALAAAVEGQSEHPLAHAIVVAAKERELQLGTVADFASQTGLGVSATVGGRSVVIGNAAQMSRVGADPKPLDAAADRHRSDGAGVILVAIDGALAGLLAVADPVRANAGEAIATLRQQGLRVIMLTGDNQTTADAVARAVGGLDDVRAGLLPEDKARIIGELKASGAKVAMAGDGINDAPALAAADVGLAMGTGTDVAIESAGMTLTRGDLSAIVRARKLARATMRNIRQNLFFSFLFNGIGVPVAAGVLYPVAGILLSPMLAGAAMALSSFTVVLNALRLNAVKL from the coding sequence ATGAACGACCCTCATTCCCATTCCCATGCCGGGGGTTGCGGCTGCTCGGCAAAGCCAGCGGCGGAACTGGCTGTTTCGCCCTCGTCCTGCTGCTCGGGCGCGCCAGTGACGGCCGATCAAACCGGCAAAACAGGCGGCTGCTGCTCCGGCGGCAAAGCCACTGATAGTGCGGCTACAGTCACGGACCCGGTGTGCGGGATGACAGTCGATCCGGCGAAAATGGCGCATCACGCCGACCACGCCGGCCAAACTTATCATTTTTGCAGCGCGGGGTGCCGAACCAAGTTCGTCGTCAATCCTGACGCCTATCTCGGCGACAAGCCGAAGCCTGAGCCAACGGCAACGCCGGGTGCGATCTGGACATGCCCCATGCACCCGCAAATCCGTCAGGAAGGGCCGGGAACGTGCCCGATCTGCGGCATGGCGCTCGAACCGGAAGAACCGTCGCTCGATGACGGACCTAACCCTGAGCTGGTCGATTTCACGCGCCGGCTTTGGGTGGCGAGCGTGCTCGCCGTGCCGCTGCTGGCGATCTCGATGGTCGCCGAAATGCTCGGCGTCCATGTCGTCAGTCCTGCCGCATCGCCTTGGGTACAGCTCGCGCTCACCGCGCCGATCGTGCTGTGGGCGGGCTTACCGTTTTTCCAGCGGGGATGGACTTCGCTTCGCACCCGCCATCTCAATATGTTCACGCTGATCTCGATCGGGGTCGGTGCCGCCTTCCTCTACAGCTTGGTCGCGACGGTCGCGCCCGGCATCTTCCCCCCGACCTTCCGAATGCACGGGGGCGTGGTCCCGGTCTATTACGAAGCGGCCGGGGTGGTGGTGGCGCTGGTGCTGCTCGGACAAGTTCTCGAACTGCGAGCGAGGGCAGCGACGGGGCGCGCAATACGTGCCCTCATGGATCTTGCCCCCAAGACGGCGCGTCGGGTACGATCGGACGGCTCCGAGGAGGAAGTCAGCCTGGCTGACGTGGCAACCGGCGATCGGCTGCGCGTTCGCCCCGGCGATGCGATCCCGGTTGACGGCGTGGTGGTCGAGGGCCGCTCCTCGGTCGATGAATCCATGCTCACCGGCGAACCCGCACCCGTCCTCAAGGAAGTCGAGGCGACCGTCACCGGGGGCACGGTCAACGGCACAGGAAGCCTGGTCGTGGAAGCCCGAGCGGTCGGCTCTGATACGATGCTCGCCCGCATCGTCCGCATGGTCGCTGATGCGCAGCGCAGCCGTGCTCCAATCCAGGCGGTCGCCGATCGGGTGTCGGGTTGGTTCGTACCGCTGGTCGTGCTGATTTCGATTACAACCTTCGTGGTGTGGTCGCTGGTCGGCCCGGAACCGCGCATGGCCCATGCGCTGCTCAATGCCATTGCCGTCCTAGTTATCGCCTGCCCCTGCGCGCTGGGTCTCGCTACCCCCATGTCGATCATGGTGGGGACGGGCCGTGGCGCTCAGGCCGGCGTGCTGGTCAAGAATGCCGAAGCCCTACAGGGGCTAGAAAAAGTCGATACGCTGGTCATCGACAAAACGGGCACGCTCACGGAAGGCAAGCCGTCGCTGATCGCGGTCGAGACGGTCGGCGCGGTCGGGGAAAACGACATGCTCGCCCTCGCTGCCGCGGTTGAAGGGCAATCCGAACACCCGCTCGCTCATGCGATCGTCGTCGCCGCCAAGGAACGGGAACTGCAGCTCGGGACGGTCGCCGATTTCGCCTCGCAAACCGGCCTGGGTGTCAGCGCCACGGTGGGCGGCCGCTCGGTCGTGATCGGGAACGCCGCGCAAATGAGCCGGGTCGGCGCTGATCCCAAGCCACTCGATGCAGCGGCCGATCGCCATCGTAGCGACGGCGCAGGTGTCATCCTGGTGGCGATCGACGGCGCTCTTGCCGGCCTGCTCGCGGTCGCCGATCCGGTTCGCGCCAATGCCGGGGAAGCAATCGCCACGCTTCGCCAACAGGGGCTCCGCGTCATCATGCTGACTGGTGACAACCAAACGACCGCCGATGCAGTCGCGCGCGCCGTCGGCGGACTCGACGACGTTCGCGCCGGTCTGCTCCCGGAAGACAAGGCGCGCATCATCGGCGAGCTGAAAGCGTCCGGTGCCAAGGTCGCGATGGCGGGCGACGGCATCAACGATGCCCCCGCGCTGGCGGCTGCGGACGTGGGCCTTGCAATGGGCACGGGAACGGACGTGGCGATTGAAAGCGCCGGTATGACGCTCACGCGCGGCGATCTTTCGGCGATCGTGCGAGCGCGCAAGCTCGCCCGTGCGACTATGCGGAATATCCGGCAGAACCTGTTCTTCTCGTTCCTGTTCAACGGCATCGGCGTGCCGGTCGCGGCCGGGGTGCTCTACCCCGTGGCGGGCATTCTGCTCTCGCCGATGCTGGCCGGCGCGGCGATGGCGCTCTCGTCCTTTACCGTCGTCCTCAACGCGCTACGGCTCAACGCGGTAAAGCTATGA
- the copC gene encoding copper homeostasis periplasmic binding protein CopC, translated as MRRVAITAALSLVCLASAAQAHPKLLSATPAPNAIVAMPGRIDLHFSEKLMPNFSGADLMMTAHDGKSHPPIKVAGIAAVGTDGRTLMVTPKGPLATGSYSVAWHVVSVDTHRVAGNYAFAVK; from the coding sequence ATGCGTCGCGTCGCTATCACCGCTGCACTTTCGCTCGTCTGCTTGGCGAGCGCGGCTCAAGCACATCCCAAGCTCCTGTCCGCAACGCCAGCGCCGAATGCCATTGTCGCCATGCCCGGCCGGATCGATCTGCATTTCAGCGAGAAGCTGATGCCGAACTTCTCGGGCGCGGACCTGATGATGACGGCGCATGACGGTAAATCCCATCCGCCAATAAAGGTCGCGGGCATCGCGGCGGTCGGCACGGACGGCCGCACGCTCATGGTTACGCCGAAGGGGCCGCTCGCCACGGGCAGTTATAGCGTCGCGTGGCACGTCGTCTCGGTCGATACGCACCGGGTCGCGGGAAACTATGCTTTTGCGGTGAAATAA